A stretch of the Pristis pectinata isolate sPriPec2 chromosome 7, sPriPec2.1.pri, whole genome shotgun sequence genome encodes the following:
- the hacd4 gene encoding very-long-chain (3R)-3-hydroxyacyl-CoA dehydratase 4 yields MAKSQAPPETRYGLKVLYLFTYNLIQFCGHSWISSNIIARFLTFGEDSLVDTYYAIGAVMCSCQLISNLELIHLIMGIECSPFLPRFLQTTERNVILFVVIASQEEMQNKHIVWALFFLWNTLDVIKYTYNMLTSIGSDFHVLSWIYHSLWVPLYPSVVLAEVIAIYQSLPYFEFYGTYSFELPGPIGIPVHFPHVLQLYCLILVAGLYSSCKQFYEERKQYSGKYRIKVHHN; encoded by the exons ATGGCCAAGAGTCAGGCGCCTCCCGAGACAAG ATATGGATTGAAGGTGTTGTATCTTTTCACATATAACTTGATACAGTTCTGTGGACACTCATGGATATCCTCAAACATAATAGCCAGATTCTTAACATTTGGGGAAG ACAGTCTTGTGGACACGTATTACGCGATAGGAGCTGTGATGTGTTCCTGCCAATTGATCTCAAATCTGGAGTTGATCCATCTAATCATGGGCATTGAATGCAGCCCGTTCCTTCCCCGATTCTTACAG ACGACTGAGAGGAACGTGATCCTTTTTGTGGTTATAGCTAGTCAAGAAGAGATGCAAAACAAGCATATTGTTTGGGCCTTGTTTTTCCTCTGGAACACTCTGGATGTAATCAA GTACACATATAACATGCTAACAAGCATAGGAAGTGATTTTCATGTCTTGTCATGGATTTATCATTCCCTTTGGGTGCCACTTTATCCTTCAGTAGTGCTGGCTGAAG TAATTGCCATTTATCAGTCACTGCCCTATTTTGAATTTTATGGAACCTACTCCTTTGAATTACCTGGACCCATTGGCATTCCAGTGCATTTTCCACATGTATTGCAGCTCTACTGTCTAATCCTTGTTGCTG GTCTGTACAGCAGCTGTAAACAATTCTATGAAGAACGAAAGCAATACTCTGGAAAATACAGAATTAAAGTACATCACAATTAA